AAGCAAGTACAACAAGAGATCCACAGGATAACGGATTTGATGACGACGACGATGATTAATAAAATACACTTATTACTTATTACTTTCATTATAATTTTATTGCGTCCGCTTTCGGCCCAGTATGTTGATGGAGGAGGCTGGGTAAATGCCGGTATAAGTTTCGAAATTATAAATGATCTTTCATGCGATATCGCAGAAGAAATTCGTTATAATTTTAGCACCGGCGACCTCTATCAAATGAATAGTAATATTTCTGTAGATTATAAAATAAATAAACGCTTTAAGGTAGGAACCGAATATCGATATTCGATAAGGCAATCTCAAAACACTAACCGAATAGCTGCTTCTTTTGGTTATAAGGAAGAAATGAATGACCTAACGCTAAGTTTGAGATCAAAATTCCAATATAGTTTTACTCCGGATGCTTCTGAAGGTACTGCGTTTCGCAATAAACTGGGTGCAAAATATAAGATCAATAAAGATTTCAGCCCCTTCATTTCCGGTGAATTATTTTATTCTCTGAGCAATGAAATAGATCAATTTGATAATTTCCGATCAGAGGCCGGTTTATCCTATGGACCCAACAAACATAATGAATTTAATCTCTCTTACATCTACGATAAAGAATTTAACGTAAATAAGCCTGAAACAATGCATATTGTTAGTTTGAGTTATGTATATACCTTTTAAGATGAGTAGAATACTATTATTTGGATCTTTATTATGTTGCTCCTTTATTTTAAAGGCTCAAAATAATAATATAGATTCCATTGAGTTCGGTGATTTAAAATTGAACGTGTTGGATTTATATATACCTTATGAACCAAAAATAGAATTTTTCTATCCCAATTATGATGATCTTCCTCAAGATCCCGCCAGTTTTCCGAAACCTCTTTCCTTTAGATCAGCAACTACAATTTGTCTCGGTGAAAGCTGTAAAAATTTCAGTCCTAAAGCATTTTTATCTCCCTTTGCTCAACCAGATAATGTCAGTTTGATCAATACCACCTTACCCGCCTATACTCAAGGTATTTTCTGCGATTTCGAGGATCATATCAACCGCAAACGCCAATTCAGGATAGATTTCAGCGTAAAATGATCTGCAATTTAAAACTGGGGAATTACATATTTTCATATTGAAGTGTCTGGCAATTAACTAGGTTTGATTTAGGAAATTAATTAAGATTTCAATTTTAATAAGGGATTTTTTATCCGCCATTAAAGTTTAGGGACGTGACGGTGGGCATCAGCATGTGGCTTTAATGTCCCTTATGCGTCGCCACATCAAAACAAAAGTTTCAATGTTAGTGGAATTTGAGCGAAAATAAGCGCCACCATTTTGAAGAGGATAAATTTGATTTTGAATTTAGTTTCAACACGAAGCAAATAATATTCGGTTTGTTGTGGCGCCTTTTTCGGTCCGGGTGGCAAGCATTAGGGACATTTATGCCGCATGGTGTCCGCCGCGGCGGATTGGCGCCACCTTTTTTTCAAGCAAAAGGTGGCAAATTTGACTTAACTGAAATGCAAAAATCGGAGTTGGAAATTGATTTATTATAGTATAAATGACCTTTGTCACTTTTAAGAACCTGCATCTATGTTATCTTTGCAGTATATTTTAATGTTATGAAAACGTTAAACAGATTTATTATTTCCGACTGGTTCAGAACCTTACAGGACAACATATGCACTTCTCTTGAAAAATGTGATGGCAAAGGAGTTTTTGAGGAGGAGATCTGGCAGCGGCCGGGCGGTGGAGGTGGAAGAACAAGGGTGATACAAAATGCAAATATCATCGAAAAAGGTGGTGTAAATTTTTCAGAGGTTCATGGCATTTTACCGGAAAAGATCGGTGCTGCATTAAATGTTCACGGTCACGATTTTTTTGCTTCGGGTGTTTCTATTGTAATGCATCCCTTTAGTCCCTTTGTTCCAATTATACACATGAACGTGCGCTATTTTGAATTAAGCAGCGGTGAAAAATGGTTCGGAGGTGGAATCGACCTCACTCCCATTTGTATAGATCCCAAACAAGCGAAAGAATTTCATATAGCAATTAAAAATGTTTGCGATAAACATAATCCTGATTATTATCCTGAATTTAAAAAATGGGCCGATGAATATTTTTTCATAAAACACAGAAATGAAACACGTGGCATAGGCGGAATATTTTTTGATCGTTTAGCAGAAACTGAAAACATTTCTTTATCGGATCGTTTTCATTTTGTTCAGGATGTAGGTAATTTATTTGCACCTATTTACACCGATTTAATGCAAACAAATAAAGATATTGCCTACGGCAAAAAAGAAAAACAAATTCAATTATTGAGAAGAGGACGATACGTAGAATTTAATCTCGTCTACGACAAAGGCACAAAATTCGGTCTCGACACCGATGGCAGAACAGAGTCCATTTTAATGAGCATGCCCCCTCAAGCAAGTTGGAAATACAATCACAAACCGGCAAAGAACAGCAAGGAAGCGGAAACTAATGAGCTGCTGAAACAAGGGATTGACTGGGTGGAATGGGAAGTAGGAAATAGGACATAGGAAATAGGACTGACATAGGACAAGGGAAGGGGACATAGGACCACGGGACACGGGACTAGATATAAGACAAGGGATGGGGACATAGGACGCAGGACACGGGACTAGACATAAGACAAGGGAAGGGGACATAGGACGCAGGATACGGGACACGGGACTAGACATAAGACAAGGGAAGGGGACATAGGACGCGGGACACGGGACTAGACATAGGACATGGGAAAGCAGATTTAGGACTAAGTAAGATTTATATTGTAAATTTTATTCTCTGTTTTAATCTCAACGAAGCACGAAAAAAAACTTTTCAGTGAAATGATTATATCCTAATAAAAACCCGGAGCAACTGAGGGTCTCGCTCTTAGCGAGGCTCTCAGTAAATGTAATATCACAATAAAAACTCAGAGATTGAGGCTGTCGAATACAGAGTTCTCACTAACTCATTCAACCAAAAATTTTATAGAAATTTAAACTCCTTTCTCCTTTTTTGAAATAGGAAATAGGACCTAGGAAGTAGGGTAACAAACAGGGGATATAGTAAAATTTCGCAAGAAATTTAAACTCCTTTTGAGTAGCAAGTATCAGGAAAACAAACAGTGGGATCTGGTAAAATTTCGAAGAAATTTAAACTCCTTTCTCCTCTCTCCTTTCTCCTACTTCCTATTTCCTACTTCCTATTTCCCTAATTGCAATTAATAAATATCAAATCCGTAGAATCAACATTGCTTTGATGACCTGCCCGGTCTTCAACAAATATTTTGAAGTAGAAGGTATCTATGGGATCAGAATCATCGTAACAGAATGAAATGGGATAATAGGTAGTTATGGTGCCTGAAATGGCTTTGCTGTTTCCTTCCACATTAAAGAATGGAATTTTGAATGGAACCAAATAGCCGGGAACTCTGCTGTCTTCCCAAAACATATTTACGCTATCCTCACTACCAAGATCACCATCTCCATCTTCAAAATATATCACTATACTCAAACTATCTTCATCCAATTCATTAAAGGTACTTTGATTCATACTAACAAACTC
The genomic region above belongs to Bacteroidota bacterium and contains:
- a CDS encoding DUF2490 domain-containing protein, whose translation is MTTTMINKIHLLLITFIIILLRPLSAQYVDGGGWVNAGISFEIINDLSCDIAEEIRYNFSTGDLYQMNSNISVDYKINKRFKVGTEYRYSIRQSQNTNRIAASFGYKEEMNDLTLSLRSKFQYSFTPDASEGTAFRNKLGAKYKINKDFSPFISGELFYSLSNEIDQFDNFRSEAGLSYGPNKHNEFNLSYIYDKEFNVNKPETMHIVSLSYVYTF
- the hemF gene encoding oxygen-dependent coproporphyrinogen oxidase, with the translated sequence MKTLNRFIISDWFRTLQDNICTSLEKCDGKGVFEEEIWQRPGGGGGRTRVIQNANIIEKGGVNFSEVHGILPEKIGAALNVHGHDFFASGVSIVMHPFSPFVPIIHMNVRYFELSSGEKWFGGGIDLTPICIDPKQAKEFHIAIKNVCDKHNPDYYPEFKKWADEYFFIKHRNETRGIGGIFFDRLAETENISLSDRFHFVQDVGNLFAPIYTDLMQTNKDIAYGKKEKQIQLLRRGRYVEFNLVYDKGTKFGLDTDGRTESILMSMPPQASWKYNHKPAKNSKEAETNELLKQGIDWVEWEVGNRT